A region of the Sarcophilus harrisii chromosome 3, mSarHar1.11, whole genome shotgun sequence genome:
GTCTTCTCTTATTCTGCAATGCTAGAGctttctgaagaacaatttgagttaaaggaagaagagaagaagaaattcaggaaaatgCCTGAAGAGGAGGAGATGATGAATATAAAGGGAAGAATAGAGATTTTGAGGCTGAAGCTGGAAAGAGCAGTACATCAAGGCTGTCACATATTGTGTCCAACCACTCTTCCAGGAGAACCCTGAATGTCTGGCATATCTGAGCAAATGCTCACATTTCTACTGTGTGGAAAACCACATTCATTGAAAGATGTCTGAAcaagttgttcagtcatatttaaGATATTAGCATGTCCTGACTTCCTTCTTCACTTGCCTTTCCCCTCCATTTTCCCTGACTATGTCATCTGGGCCCACTTTGACTTTTAGTGTACATTCTCTGTGATTTGTCCTTGTTTGCATTGTCTGCACTTTTAAATGTGTTAATTAGCATATATCCAGAGCATCTTGATCTGCCTCTTCTGAACATTATCTACCCCCAGAATTGTCTCCCTTTGAGTCATCAGGATTTTTTTGTATAGAATTTCCATTCTCTCCAGAACAGACATCCCTTCTATTGGATAATTCTCTTTCCCATACTTTCCaggtgaaaaaattttaatttaagttaCAAGACTCCTATCATACACATTATTATCTGTTCTTTATTTGAATGCCATCCTCAGCCAGGATATTGTCATGCCTTTATTCTGAACCATTGtctaacaaatgcttatttcctttctttccttctttttccttattgctAAGTAAATGACTATATTAGATATCTAATAGTGTCATTACTGTGAGTAGCTGTTTTGTATTAATAGAAAGACATTGGCAGGGACTCAAAAACTAAAGTCAtgaaagaggaaattattttctccacAAAAGAATCATGTGTAGAATTTTGACAAAATCCAAGTGTAACTCTAATTCCGAGGTCGTTTTTTATGAGAATAAGGACCTGACATAAGAGCAGTTGGGAAAAGCAATCTAGCCCATGGGGTGAAAAGGTATTCCCATGGCCATAGCAGATGTATGCAAAGTTACTAACATGAGTGATCCACTCTACTGAATAATTACATGCAGCTGGGAAAAGAGCAAAAACAGTTTGCCCAGTAGCAGCAACTGCCAGAGATAATTTAGTCAGTCAgccaaaaaggatttattaagcacctgttaacCAGGAcagtagtaaaaaaaaagagatataagaaatGGATGGAGAAAGCAGCTTCTAAAAATGGGTCAAATAGTTCTTCCCTGCTATGAGACTTTGCTTcatgaagaaggaaaatggaTGTAAGAATAACTCCAAGTGTATCCAATTTCAATCTTTCAGATCCTGTATGTTTGCCAGGAATCCAAGGGACGTCCTTGTTCTTTataccattttaaaattatatcccaTCTTACCCGTTTGCCCATCTTTTGAAGACATTTCTTTGAGGACTTCTGCAGAGAAATGGTGAGTGAAGAAGCGAATGAGTGGAGCTGCATCCTACTTCCCATCCTTAtcatatttctctatttctgctgCACCCTGTATGCCATGTTAAtgaaaatcctattttcttgatATCTCTTCATTTCCTGGGAGGCAcattccttcaaagctcagcaaTATAGACAGGCAATGTCACTGCCTGCAAAACCCACTTAGAGAAGAGTGTTAAGTAGTGAAGACTGCAATTAAGATGTTTTTCAAGACTATGACCAAGAAATTTCCTCATGAGACTGACAATAATTGGGGCCCATACTTTAGGGACTTTCAGATCTAAGACCAGTGCTCTTTCATGAAATAGCAAAGTCTCTAGAGACCAGCTCAGGCCTGGTTTGAAATGTAAATCATTCAAGTTCCCTACTTCAATCTCCATAGTGAAGTTTCCGTCATTTATTTCAGGAGGACTCCAACTTCTAGATTATTCTTTTGCATGAGAACTCTCAGGTAAAATGATGCACAGAACCTGAACCAAGTTTTTGGTTGTACTTGTGACTTCCCTGGGGCTCTTCTCCTAGTTAGCCTTCTCTTGTTTGACATTTTTTTGTGACTGGGAATCAAACTCCCTCTCCATCCCAGCCCCACCATTTTCCCTACTCTTCCTGCCAGATACACACTGTACGGTAAGAGCAGAACTTCTTTGACCATGACTCTCATTCTCACAAGGATCTAGGGCAGAGTAAGCACCTTATCAAACTGAAACAGAAATAACCTGGGCTCCCATCTCcccttttccattcatttccagttctATATGGATCCTGGTTTGACCACATCAAAGGATGGCTACccatgagaaattcagagaagttcTTGTTCCTAACCTATGAGGAAATTCATCAAGTAAGGTCCCTGTCTTTTTGTCACCTTTCCAGGGGTCCCCATTAATGTTACTGTCTTCCCTTTctcaattatttccaatttatcttgcataTGTCTTAATTCTGCATGACAGATTGCATATTGTTTCAGACAGAAAAGAAACACTATTTTCTAAGGATATGTCTAGGATTCTACTAGATGTTCATGaacaaaggcaaaagatagcGCTTACCCTCAAAGCATAAAatctacttgggaaaaaaaatgtgcaaaCAACTTTTTATGACTAAGAATAAGTGTGTAATTAATTGGACACATTCAGGAGACCGGCAGGCTAGGGTGaggagggtttggaaaaggtTTCCTGTACAAGGGGGAATTTCAGTTAGGACATTAAAGAAGCCAAGGAAAGTCCAGAACTTTCCAAGCATGGGGGAAAGTCAGAACAAATGCCCAAAACCAGGACATGGAGGGCTGTGTTCATCAGAGGCTGAGGGGAAAGCAGGCACAAAATCTAGAAATAGGACCAAGGACACACACCTAAGGAGAAAGCTGGAATATCAATCCAGCCTGTCAGAAATGGTATCAACAGAGCagctgagaaagagaaaggaggaatgaaTCCCAGTTCAGAGAGACCAGACTCCATATGCCAGTATTTGGTTCTGAAGGTAGCAACATATGATGTagtaacttattaaaaaaaaaaaaaacagaccatcAAGTGTTCTTTATCCCTGCCAGTTCTGATCCTGGGTCCATCCTCTGGTCTAGTTAAGTCCCCTCACTCTGAATCTCTTCCATGGAGATCCTGGCATTTATCAAGAGTTCTTTGTAGGATATCTCCACATGTCAGATTTTCTCTACGTGATTTGGAAGCCTGGTGGGAAGAGCTCCCAAAATCCTGAATAAGAAGgacctcttttctccttctcagaAATCTCTTGAGCTTTTCCTTACCCAGCTTCCATAtctattttccttcctatttgatctcccttctttcctttttttatggttttgttcatcctttatctcttccttcttctatcttccttcttttcttcatctaatcttttcttccctcttcattgcttagttttaaaagaaaaatttcctcagAGATCTCTCTCACATTCTTCTCTATGACCTAACCTAACCTTGctgtttttctttcccccattttctgtaatcccttttccctctctccttcctctcctcagcCACTCCATCTCTTTAATAACATATAATTCACTTTTCCCCATCTACTCAGTATCCTTTAACTTCCCCTTCAAACTCTTATTCCAACTTGCTCTTTCTTACTTTTCCCCTTCATATCTTCTTCttgttttctatctttctctttgtttattttttccagttttctcttcctttctgtcttttcttcaaCCTCCACTTctaccttttatattttttcatttctctcccttctgttttctgttttccttttactctaatatattttcctttttttccattttctttaactccatctcttcttccaatgttttcttttctttctttccctacatTTCTTGtccctattttcctttttctttccctccatctattccttctattctctttcttcatttctttttcttcaattcttcttactattttcatttaatttctttctattcctccatcgctcctttttgttgtttcttcctttgtctttacctctattttcctgcttttttcctcttctctttcactccagctcttctgttttcttttcccttttctccttatctgttcctactgttttcttttttttttatttgcttcaattcttctcttttcttctgttctttatcTCCACCTCCCATACCAGCTCTTCATCCACTCACCATAATTTCTTAGGTTACTCCcgttcctcttccctcctctacctacaaactttcttctttctcttcttctctactTGATGGCCTTTGCACTCCTGCTTCAGATCTTGTCCTCCTTCCCATTCCCACTACTCCCTAGTACCAACTCCAGTGTCTTTTCTCCCTGTACTTAGTGCTTTCACTCTTTCCCTCACATCTTTCCTTTCagattattctttctctcttcatccaAAATCcctgtttcttcttctcttaccCTGTTggccttcccctttccctccttttctttctctaagacTTATTTCATCCCACCAttataggttgtttttttttctagaatcttAAGGTCAGTGTGGAAAAAATTTGCCAATTCATGGGCAAGGAGCTGATTGAGGAAGAAATCAATTCAGTCATGAAGAATGCTTCTTTCCAAGTTATGAAAAAGTACATCCTGGAAAACAAAGAACCTATGCCTATAAAGAATATGGAATCTGCCAAAATTATGATGATGAGAAAAGGTGAGAAGCAATGGTCTAGGACCACTAGAGAGCTAAGTAGGTGGTTAACCCCCCCATCCCAATTGACATCTATGGTCGTcgaaatagaatcagaaggtgtGAAGCACAAAACAGTATGACAGAAAAGAGGCAGCCAAAGAATTTATCCCATTAATGTAATAGACTGTAGTATGTTTTTATGCAATGACACACTCAGAGATAGAATGCATGAgtttccaagaaaacctctatCAGATTTTCCTgtaagggaggaaaaacaaacagaGGAGGGTAAGAGGAAGAGGTAAGCCTTCCTGTCAATACTGCATGAATGATGAATGATGAAGAGAAATATTCCCTGGTTGCAGGGGAGGGTGCTATCCCATAAATATCAGTCACTGCAGTCTACCCATGTCTCCTTCCTGAGtcaaggaggagggagaaagggatgggAAAAAATGATCACTAAGGACATGACCCAAGCACCTGTTGCTCTCATTTCATATGTGACAGGAATCTGTGGAGACTGGAAAAACCACTTCACAGTGACTCAAAAGGAAACATTCAACGAGCAGTACCAAGAGAAGATGAAGGGGATGGAGCAGGATCTGTTCCCATGGGATCAATGCTGAGATGGAGAATATCTGCTGTTCTCTAATTCACCCATATATGATCAACAAATGATAATTCTGGCTCCTCCTTTGCATCCCTATTCTACTTTTACTCTCTTGTTGCTCTTATttctagcagaaaaaaaaaattagaattgagacaCAGGACATACATGCTGCTTCCCAAAGGAAAGCTTCCAGTTTGGATCCCTTACTCAACATGCTCATTGTACCTTTGACACACATACTCTAGATGCTATTGTGGAAAGATCCTTTTAAGCTTGTGATTTAATCATAAATGAATGCTGAATGTTGTGGGCATGTTCTACCTGTTGAGATGATGGTGACTGTAATCCTTTCTCAACAAATCCATAATGTTAAGAGATGATGTAATGTTAAATAACGCTTGCCTTgatgaaataaatttaatgacTCCAACCTGGTCATGATGAATAGTttgcaaaatgagatatttttccaTCCCCATTGATCCATTGGTTTCTGGAACATTTCTAccttaaaataacaacaacaggaTGTCCTTATAGTTTAAGCAATGCTGTGACCTGTGAAATGCAACAAAGGataaattacatataaagtaCGATggtgagttgatttttttttggagttttacaAATATAACCTGAAAAGCTTTAAAGGAGGGTAAAAAAAGACAGCTGTGCACCTATATTGACCAAAGTTGAGTCTATAGAGAATTACAGTCAGGTCCTGGTTAGTGTGCACAATGAATCTCATAAATGCGCACATGATTCACATTCACATTGCATTTTCTAGGGCTCTAGCCAGTgcatatatttttcataataataactcTGAATAATGAAAATTAGAAGGCATATATCCCCTTTATGGAATTCATCATTTCATTAATTAGGCCCTAATTGTAGCCCAAATTTAGGAAAAACAATAGAGGGTGAGATACTGAGGAATTCAGGGGAAACAAAATTGAAGGCAGGAGTGAAAGCTATGCTATCACATGTCTCTAAATCAAATTTAAAGCATAGGTGTCGGGCTGATGAATTAGCCTAATATAAGAAATCaactttgaataaaaataatgaaaattattgaatgagaatttaaGCCCTCAGTCTGTCAGGCACTTTGCTGAGCACTAGAATTACAAATAATCAAAAGGGTACAGGGACTGTCTTGTACAGAAAGTTTACATTTAATAGGGAAAGTAGTTATAtgtagaagttctctaggattatgTGTGGCTCTCCCTCTCTTTGGTTTTTGGAGAAGCGTCTGGATGACTCTGTTCCTCCTCTCCCGTATTGCCTGTCCTCAAGGATTGAAGGGTATGTCAGTGGTAtgtgaaatctgatactgtgtaaaaaagtgtgcaaaatatttagaagtgtATGCAGAGGGGGagctaggttgcacagtgaatagagcaccagccctgaagtcgggaagacctgaattcaaatctggtcccagacacttaacacttcctagctgtgtgaccctgggcaagtcacttaacctcaattgcctcagcaaaaaaaaaaaaaaaaaaaaaatctatgcaggtgtagtatttttcttc
Encoded here:
- the LOC116422749 gene encoding bile salt sulfotransferase-like; the encoded protein is MENSNKFLFFKGVPLLSSVHDVEHIQRMQDEFEFQDEDVIVMTYPKSGTHWMIHILSLIYSKGDPTWVKSVPYWERCPWIEIKTNMENVKNKANSHLFTSHLPAHLFPKSYFTSKAKILYVCQESKGRPCSLYHFKIISHLTLLYGSWFDHIKGWLPMRNSEKFLFLTYEEIHQNLKVSVEKICQFMGKELIEEEINSVMKNASFQVMKKYILENKEPMPIKNMESAKIMMMRKGICGDWKNHFTVTQKETFNEQYQEKMKGMEQDLFPWDQC